GCCACATCTGCGTTGTTATCGGCCTGCTCATGTGCGAAAAGCACACATCGCAGGCCGATGCCTAGCATCTGCGGCACTGCTGAACAGTTACGGTTCTGGGCTTCGGCACCTTTCTGGGTCAGAAGGTGGATAGTTACTAAATATTCATTAAAATACCAAAACAATACCACCTAGATGCTAACTGCCTAGGTTATCGGTTTACGGTTTACGGTTACCAGTTAACGATGAGTGATCCTCCCCAAAAGGCTGAGCACACAGAAGAAATCATGCATCATGCGATGAATCATGACTTACTATGATTCTCTTAACCGTAAACCGACAACTGACTACCGTTACTTTGAATAGTCACCCTAGATGTAGCAATTAACCACTTGATCTCAAAATAAAGAAATAATATCCAACCTCCAGACACGCCTTGCATGACCCCCATAACACCAGATGCTTCTTTCCAATTTTCTCTTTGACAGGAGGAATCGCATCAATTACATATAGTCACATGGCAATATATAATTTAAGCTGATTAGCGCTAATCTTCCGCAGTAGAGTGTTTCGAGCACTATGTGCATCATTGGCAATAGTCGCCTTGGCGATGTAACACAGCACGAAATCATCGTCATTCCGGCATGTCGTTAGCCGGAATCCAATCTGTCGTCTTCACTGGACCCCGGCTAAAAGCATGCCGGGGTGACGGCTTGCGGAAGATTAGCGCTAATCAGGTAATTTAATGAGACACTGATGCGATTATTTCTTCGAGTGATGAAAGCCCTGTCCGACCCTGGCAGGGTTAAGATCATTAAACTCCTGGGCCAAGGAGAGTTGTGCGTCTGCGAGTTAACAGCCCTGCTGGGACTGTCCCAGCCAACCGTATCAAAACACCTCCGCATTCTAGATGAGGCCGGCTTGGTGACCTTTCGCAAGGATGGCGCCTGGACCAACTACCGCCTTTGTCGGGAAACTGATTCCGACTATGCCCGAGAGATGCTGACCCACCTGGACCACTGGCTGACCACTGACTCCCAGATTCAAGAGCTGAAAGACAAGCTCCCCTCCCTTGACCGCTGCCGATATCTGCCGACCAACCAGCATCCAACCAAGACCCCATGACATTGACCCTGACTCCCATCGGCCTGATGCACTGCGACCTTCTCGATCCGTCGCAAGCCCCCAAGAATTACGACGAATCAACTCATTCCGGCACCCTGGAAATCTTCGCTGAATTTGAGAATGGCCTCAAAGGGATCGAAGCAGGTCATACCATAGTTGCCCTCTTCTGGC
The Desulfobulbaceae bacterium DNA segment above includes these coding regions:
- a CDS encoding winged helix-turn-helix transcriptional regulator; its protein translation is MRLFLRVMKALSDPGRVKIIKLLGQGELCVCELTALLGLSQPTVSKHLRILDEAGLVTFRKDGAWTNYRLCRETDSDYAREMLTHLDHWLTTDSQIQELKDKLPSLDRCRYLPTNQHPTKTP